A window of the Brassica napus cultivar Da-Ae chromosome C5, Da-Ae, whole genome shotgun sequence genome harbors these coding sequences:
- the LOC111211484 gene encoding small polypeptide DEVIL 7-like, with translation MKTQQTMREEAVKNLDKKKKSCSPKGVGKFLSKKKGKFYIIGKCISMLLCAHE, from the coding sequence ATGAAAACACAACAAACAATGAGGGAGGAGGCAGTGAAGAATTTGGATAAGAAAAAGAAGTCTTGTTCACCGAAAGGAGTTGGGAAGTTTCTGAGCAAGAAGAAAGGAAAGTTCTACATTATAGGGAAATGTATTAGTATGCTTCTTTGTGCACACGAGTGA
- the LOC111211491 gene encoding uncharacterized protein LOC111211491 yields MKTRSDTVVAYCNQRKEKKKAEEMALNSMTWGYARIIAGTLLGGTLGFYVMHRVEVSYKMKMEEALRQYEKDMKKRQEEENLGHISGDSV; encoded by the exons ATGAAAACGAGATCAGACACTGTTGTTGCATACTGTAATCAGAGGAAGGAAAAGAAGAAAGCAGAGGAAATGGCGTTAAACTCGATGACATGGGGTTACGCACGGATCATAGCTGGAACACTTCTCGGCGGGACTCTCGGATTCTACGTTATGCATCGCGTCGAAGTTAGCTACAag ATGAAGATGGAGGAAGCGTTAAGGCAATACGAGAAGGACATGAAGAAGagacaagaagaagagaatctCGGTCACATCAGTGGAGATTCGGTTTAG
- the LOC111211490 gene encoding carbon catabolite repressor protein 4 homolog 3 isoform X2, which yields MRCVACSWSRPTGASRISFGGHLSSGFHRSHLSSSSLSFPSSGDASFLVSCSSASESSDHKDSSNRSYSRRWYNPLPRRRHADQMPTSRIPRDWIDSDTSTVSEDSDRFTVVSYNILGDRNSSYHKDLYSNVSFPYLKWGYRKRLICEELIRLRPDIICMQEVDKYFDLFSMMEKAGYAGSYKRRTGDNVDGCAIFWKADRFRVLERENIEFSQFGMRDNVAQLSVLELRKSMSRKILVGNIHVLYNPSRGDVKLGQIRSLCTKAHLLSKKWGDIPIVLGGDYNSLPQSPLYNFLASSELNIMKQDKRELSGQRNRLPNQVLEAGGKPSNPITSINRCLSSSWSNEEIRLATGQESSYWAVHPLKLHSSYASVKGSKNTRDSVGEPLATSYHSKFLGTVDYLWYSDGVAPVRVLDTLPIDVLCRTRGLPCQELGSDHLALVSEFFFEPNG from the exons atgcGTTGCGTGGCTTGTTCTTGGTCACGGCCAACCGGAGCTTCTCGAATCTCCTTTGGTGGTCACCTTTCGTCTGGATTTCACCGCTCTCATTTATCGTCGTCATCTCTCTCTTTTCCATCCTCTGGCGATGCGAGCTTCCTCGTGTCCTGCTCCTCCGCATCTGAATCGTCCGATCATAAAGATTCGTCAAACCGCTCGTACAGCCGTCGATGGTACAATCCTCTTCCTCGGCGTCGACATGCGGATCAAATGCCTACTTCACGGATTCCTCGTGACTGGATTGATTCAGATACCTCTACCGTGTCCGAAG ATTCAGACAGATTCACAGTCGTGTCATACAACATACTGGGAGATAGAAACTCATCATATCACAAAGATTTGTACTCCAACGTCTCGTTTCCTTACCTCAAGTGGGGTTACCGCAAAAGGTTGATATGCGAGGAACTCATTCGTCTCAGACCAGACATAATCTGTATGCAG GAAGTAGACAAGTATTTCGATCTATTCAGCATGATGGAGAAAGCTGGATATGCTGGCTCCTACAAG CGGCGAACTGGAGATAACGTAGATGGATGCGCAATCTTTTGGAAGGCTGACAG gtttcgggttttggagaGGGAAAACATTGAGTTTAGCCAGTTTGGTATGCGTGATAACGTTGCACAGCTTTCTGTTCTCGAG CTGAGGAAGTCTATGTCAAGAAAGATACTGGTGGGTAACATTCATGTGCTTTATAATCCAAGTAGAGGAGATGTGAAGCTGGGTCAG ATCCGTTCGCTCTGCACAAAGGCTCACTTGCTCTCTAAGAAATGGGGTGATATTCCTATTGTTCTAGGCGGAGATTACAATAGCTTACCCCAG AGTCCATTGTACAACTTCTTGGCGTCCTCTGAA CTGAATATCATGAAACAAGACAAAAGGGAGCTGTCTGGCCAGAGAAATCGTCTTCCTAACCAAGTTCTTGAGGCAGGAGGCAAACCTAGTAATCCAATAACTTCCATAAACAG ATGCTTAAGTAGCTCTTGGAGCAACGAAGAGATCCGGCTTGCGACCGGGCAAGAAAGCTCGTACTGGGCTGTGCATCCGTTGAAACTCCATAGCTCATACGCCTCAGTTAAG GGTTCAAAAAATACTAGAGACTCTGTTGGTGAACCTCTAGCAACCTCATACCACTCGAAATTTCTTGGAACGGTTGATTACCTCTG GTACTCGGATGGTGTTGCACCTGTTAGAGTTCTTGATACACTTCCCATTGATGTCCTCTGCAGAACCAGAGGCCTTCCTTGTCAA GAGTTGGGTAGCGATCACTTGGCATTGGtttctgaatttttctttgAACCGAATGGTTGA
- the LOC111211490 gene encoding carbon catabolite repressor protein 4 homolog 3 isoform X1 → MRCVACSWSRPTGASRISFGGHLSSGFHRSHLSSSSLSFPSSGDASFLVSCSSASESSDHKDSSNRSYSRRWYNPLPRRRHADQMPTSRIPRDWIDSDTSTVSEDSDRFTVVSYNILGDRNSSYHKDLYSNVSFPYLKWGYRKRLICEELIRLRPDIICMQEVDKYFDLFSMMEKAGYAGSYKRRTGDNVDGCAIFWKADRFRVLERENIEFSQFGMRDNVAQLSVLELRKSMSRKILVGNIHVLYNPSRGDVKLGQIRSLCTKAHLLSKKWGDIPIVLGGDYNSLPQVHTFSDKRFQFRICLSHCLMLSNHKQSPLYNFLASSELNIMKQDKRELSGQRNRLPNQVLEAGGKPSNPITSINRCLSSSWSNEEIRLATGQESSYWAVHPLKLHSSYASVKGSKNTRDSVGEPLATSYHSKFLGTVDYLWYSDGVAPVRVLDTLPIDVLCRTRGLPCQELGSDHLALVSEFFFEPNG, encoded by the exons atgcGTTGCGTGGCTTGTTCTTGGTCACGGCCAACCGGAGCTTCTCGAATCTCCTTTGGTGGTCACCTTTCGTCTGGATTTCACCGCTCTCATTTATCGTCGTCATCTCTCTCTTTTCCATCCTCTGGCGATGCGAGCTTCCTCGTGTCCTGCTCCTCCGCATCTGAATCGTCCGATCATAAAGATTCGTCAAACCGCTCGTACAGCCGTCGATGGTACAATCCTCTTCCTCGGCGTCGACATGCGGATCAAATGCCTACTTCACGGATTCCTCGTGACTGGATTGATTCAGATACCTCTACCGTGTCCGAAG ATTCAGACAGATTCACAGTCGTGTCATACAACATACTGGGAGATAGAAACTCATCATATCACAAAGATTTGTACTCCAACGTCTCGTTTCCTTACCTCAAGTGGGGTTACCGCAAAAGGTTGATATGCGAGGAACTCATTCGTCTCAGACCAGACATAATCTGTATGCAG GAAGTAGACAAGTATTTCGATCTATTCAGCATGATGGAGAAAGCTGGATATGCTGGCTCCTACAAG CGGCGAACTGGAGATAACGTAGATGGATGCGCAATCTTTTGGAAGGCTGACAG gtttcgggttttggagaGGGAAAACATTGAGTTTAGCCAGTTTGGTATGCGTGATAACGTTGCACAGCTTTCTGTTCTCGAG CTGAGGAAGTCTATGTCAAGAAAGATACTGGTGGGTAACATTCATGTGCTTTATAATCCAAGTAGAGGAGATGTGAAGCTGGGTCAG ATCCGTTCGCTCTGCACAAAGGCTCACTTGCTCTCTAAGAAATGGGGTGATATTCCTATTGTTCTAGGCGGAGATTACAATAGCTTACCCCAGGTACATACATTTTCGGATAAACGCTTTCAGTTTCGTATTTGTTTATCTCATTGCTTGATGTTATCTAATCACAAGCAGAGTCCATTGTACAACTTCTTGGCGTCCTCTGAA CTGAATATCATGAAACAAGACAAAAGGGAGCTGTCTGGCCAGAGAAATCGTCTTCCTAACCAAGTTCTTGAGGCAGGAGGCAAACCTAGTAATCCAATAACTTCCATAAACAG ATGCTTAAGTAGCTCTTGGAGCAACGAAGAGATCCGGCTTGCGACCGGGCAAGAAAGCTCGTACTGGGCTGTGCATCCGTTGAAACTCCATAGCTCATACGCCTCAGTTAAG GGTTCAAAAAATACTAGAGACTCTGTTGGTGAACCTCTAGCAACCTCATACCACTCGAAATTTCTTGGAACGGTTGATTACCTCTG GTACTCGGATGGTGTTGCACCTGTTAGAGTTCTTGATACACTTCCCATTGATGTCCTCTGCAGAACCAGAGGCCTTCCTTGTCAA GAGTTGGGTAGCGATCACTTGGCATTGGtttctgaatttttctttgAACCGAATGGTTGA
- the LOC106363344 gene encoding protein ASPARTIC PROTEASE IN GUARD CELL 1-like — protein MASARFLSLLPIVTLSLLLTTTDASSRSLPTSHETTVLDVVSSLQQTQQILSIDPTRSSLTTTTAAKESIPVFLNSSSPLSLELHSRDTLVASQHKNYKSLVLSRLERDSSRVASIIAKVKLAVEGADSETHYQPEELTTPVISGASQGSGEYFSRLGVGTPAKEMYMVLDTGSDINWIQCKPCSSCYQQSDPIFDPSSSSTYKSLTCSAPQCASLRASACRSDKCLYQVRYGDGSFTVGEYATDTVTFGSSGKVDNVALGCGRDNEGLFTGAAGLLGLGGGALSMTSQIKAKSFSYCLVDRDSGKSSSLDFNSVQVGAGDATAPILSNSKIDTFYYVGFTGFSVGGQQVSIPSSAFAVDASGTGGVILDCGTAVTRLQTQAYNSLRDAFVKLTANLKRGTSSISLFDTCYDFSSLSTVKVPTVAFHFTGGKTLNLPAKNYLIPIDDAGTFCFAFAPTSSSLSIIGNVQQQGTRITYDLANHLIGLSANKC, from the exons ATGGCTTCCGCAAGATTTTTATCTCTCCTCCCCATCgtcactctctctcttctcctcacCACGACCGATGCTTCCTCTCGCTCCCTACCAACATCACACGAAACGACCGTACtcgacgtcgtttcatctctCCAGCAAACACAACAgatcctctcaatcgacccgaCTCGTTCCTcactcaccaccaccaccgccgcaAAAGAATCCATCCCTGTCTttctcaactcctcttctccacTCTCTCTAGAGCTCCACTCCCGAGACACCCTCGTCGCGTCACAGCACAAAAACTACAAGAGCCTAGTACTGAGTCGACTCGAGAGAGACTCATCCCGAGTCGCCTCAATCATCGCCAAAGTCAAACTCGCCGTCGAGGGCGCCGACAGCGAGACCCATTACCAACCTGAGGAGCTCACGACACCTGTCATCTCCGGAGCTAGCCAAGGAAGCGGCGAGTACTTCTCCCGGCTCGGCGTCGGAACTCCGGCGAAGGAGATGTACATGGTGCTCGACACCGGAAGCGACATAAACTGGATCCAGTGCAAGCCTTGCTCCTCCTGCTATCAACAATCCGACCCGATATTCGACCCGAGTTCATCCTCCACGTACAAGTCCCTCACTTGCTCCGCTCCACAGTGCGCTTCTCTAAGAGCCTCGGCTTGCCGCTCAGACAAGTGTCTCTACCAAGTTCGTTACGGCGACGGGTCTTTCACCGTCGGTGAATACGCAACCGATACGGTGACGTTTGGAAGCTCAG GTAAAGTAGACAACGTTGCTTTGGGGTGTGGTCGTGATAACGAGGGACTCTTCACCGGAGCAGCCGGTTTACTCGGTTTAGGCGGTGGAGCTTTGTCGATGACGAGTCAGATCAAAGCGAAGTCTTTCTCTTACTGCCTCGTTGACCGCGACTCGGGGAAGTCGTCGAGTCTTGATTTCAACTCGGTGCAAGTCGGCGCCGGAGACGCGACGGCGCCGATCCTCAGTAACAGCAAGATCGACACTTTCTACTACGTCGGGTTCACTGGGTTCAGCGTCGGTGGTCAGCAAGTCTCGATCCCTTCGTCGGCGTTCGCCGTCGACGCTTCGGGAACCGGAGGAGTGATCTTGGACTGTGGAACCGCCGTGACTCGGCTCCAGACTCAGGCCTATAACTCGCTTCGCGACGCGTTCGTGAAACTCACGGCGAATCTCAAAAGAGGAACGTCGAGCATCTCTCTGTTCGACACGTGCTACGACTTCTCGTCTCTCTCCACCGTGAAGGTCCCGACGGTGGCGTTTCACTTCACCGGTGGAAAGACTCTTAATTTGCCGGCGAAGAATTACTTGATCCCTATTGATGATGCGGGGACGTTCTGCTTCGCTTTTGCTCCGACGTCGTCTTCGTTGTCGATCATCGGGAACGTGCAGCAGCAAGGGACACGCATCACTTACGATCTAGCGAATCATCTTATCGGGTTGTCAGCTAATAAGTGCTAA